Proteins encoded together in one Pontiella desulfatans window:
- a CDS encoding PEP-CTERM sorting domain-containing protein (PEP-CTERM proteins occur, often in large numbers, in the proteomes of bacteria that also encode an exosortase, a predicted intramembrane cysteine proteinase. The presence of a PEP-CTERM domain at a protein's C-terminus predicts cleavage within the sorting domain, followed by covalent anchoring to some some component of the (usually Gram-negative) cell surface. Many PEP-CTERM proteins exhibit an unusual sequence composition that includes large numbers of potential glycosylation sites. Expression of one such protein has been shown restore the ability of a bacterium to form floc, a type of biofilm.) → MKARWFGFMMTLAGVLLAGAAQAGISLDLPSAGNYTNSTTVSTAVVDASGATFDIVYTVTADDLHGSTPTDWLQVSVNSMGVNDGTIYGTYNEWMSFTSLSIENFNAGGSGLAADDIAELTFSAITLTSVGHSNDGMDLFFSGDKSGTANNVNLSGYVANTIQTIDISGFGSGTALSIEADTYQDTNKFGVGGLEVSYAVIPEPAALGMIMVSGAGMLFVRRWFML, encoded by the coding sequence ATGAAAGCAAGATGGTTTGGATTTATGATGACGCTGGCGGGCGTTCTGCTGGCAGGTGCTGCGCAGGCGGGGATTAGCCTGGATCTGCCGTCGGCAGGTAACTATACAAATTCGACCACGGTATCGACGGCCGTTGTTGATGCCAGCGGAGCGACGTTTGACATCGTTTACACGGTCACTGCTGATGACTTGCACGGAAGCACCCCCACCGATTGGCTTCAGGTAAGTGTGAACTCGATGGGTGTGAACGATGGTACAATCTACGGGACCTACAATGAGTGGATGTCTTTTACCAGCCTGTCGATCGAGAACTTCAATGCGGGCGGCAGCGGACTTGCAGCAGATGATATCGCGGAGCTGACGTTCAGTGCGATTACTCTGACTTCAGTCGGCCACAGTAACGATGGCATGGATCTGTTTTTTAGCGGTGATAAGAGCGGCACCGCGAATAATGTGAATCTGAGCGGTTACGTTGCCAATACGATACAGACGATTGATATTAGTGGTTTCGGGTCGGGAACCGCTCTTTCGATCGAGGCCGACACCTATCAGGATACCAATAAATTTGGTGTCGGCGGTCTCGAGGTCTCGTATGCTGTGATCCCGGAACCGGCGGCGCTGGGGATGATTATGGTCAGTGGAGCGGGGATGCTCTTTGTCCGTCGCTGGTTCATGCTCTGA
- a CDS encoding IS4 family transposase: MKKQHKHKPAGHRYTTLKQLCNLIPGHMVSSLAQKHGVDIQSRTYTPWSHVVSLLYAHFSHALGLNDVCDALQMNAAALSTIRGAVPPSRNNLSHANKIRNADMAEELYWCMMKHLMDTVPGFAKGKVRRGYLRRFSKTIHALDSTTIQLVANCMDWAKHRRRKAAAKCHLRLDLQSFLPRCAIIDTAKHHDSTMTQSLCAELKPGEIAVFDKAYNKFKHLFELTVRGVWWVGRAKDNMQYKAVRTPETTGQKRILRYEVIEMVVEASKKAYPCELRRVVALVEINGKDVEIAFITNHLEWSAWTVAELYRCRWDIEVFFKEIKQTLQLSDFLGYSANAVRWQIWMGLLVHLLMRCLAFMHGWEHSFKRQFTVVRAVLWRRWNLPALLDSYGTAKPPGRIRGAPEQAYLPGFV, from the coding sequence ATGAAAAAACAACATAAACACAAGCCAGCCGGACATAGGTATACAACCTTGAAACAATTGTGCAATCTGATTCCCGGACACATGGTGTCGAGCCTTGCGCAGAAGCATGGCGTGGACATTCAAAGCCGGACGTACACGCCGTGGAGCCATGTGGTTTCTTTGCTGTACGCCCACTTCTCCCATGCACTCGGACTCAACGATGTGTGCGACGCGCTCCAGATGAACGCGGCGGCGCTCTCTACCATCCGCGGCGCGGTTCCTCCGTCGCGTAACAACCTGAGCCACGCGAACAAGATCCGCAACGCGGACATGGCCGAAGAGCTCTACTGGTGCATGATGAAGCATCTGATGGATACAGTCCCGGGCTTCGCGAAGGGCAAGGTTCGGCGCGGATACCTCCGGCGCTTCAGCAAGACGATCCATGCGCTGGACTCGACCACGATCCAGCTCGTCGCCAACTGCATGGACTGGGCGAAGCATCGCCGCCGCAAGGCTGCGGCCAAGTGCCACCTGCGCCTCGACCTGCAAAGCTTCCTGCCCCGGTGCGCCATCATCGACACGGCGAAGCACCATGACAGCACGATGACCCAAAGCCTGTGCGCCGAGCTCAAACCCGGTGAAATCGCCGTGTTCGACAAGGCCTACAACAAGTTCAAGCATCTTTTCGAGCTGACGGTGCGCGGTGTCTGGTGGGTTGGCCGGGCGAAGGACAACATGCAGTACAAGGCGGTGCGAACCCCCGAAACCACGGGGCAAAAGCGCATCCTGCGCTACGAGGTCATCGAGATGGTGGTCGAAGCATCGAAGAAAGCCTATCCGTGCGAGTTGCGCCGGGTCGTGGCGCTGGTCGAGATTAACGGCAAGGATGTCGAAATCGCCTTCATCACCAATCACCTGGAGTGGAGCGCGTGGACGGTCGCCGAACTCTACCGTTGCCGCTGGGACATCGAGGTGTTCTTCAAGGAGATCAAGCAGACGCTCCAACTCTCCGACTTCCTGGGCTACAGCGCCAACGCCGTGCGCTGGCAGATCTGGATGGGGCTGCTGGTCCACCTGCTGATGCGCTGCCTCGCGTTCATGCACGGATGGGAGCACAGCTTCAAGCGGCAGTTCACTGTTGTGCGCGCGGTGCTTTGGCGCCGGTGGAACCTGCCCGCCTTGCTGGATTCCTATGGGACAGCCAAACCGCCCGGCCGCATACGGGGTGCGCCGGAACAGGCGTATCTGCCGGGGTTTGTCTAA
- a CDS encoding sensor histidine kinase, giving the protein MYRTSIIYILALLTGIPYAMAASAEAPLTDRSLDQLEQRLEEIDTELKTLAHYSLRSGIGSIGYHSKPRETPEQTEWIQIELEQETPLDEIVFVPTIRRDSQEKFMAEGFPEILRILVGKDNDRTGTLLGEIHCDKETLGIAPLIVPANQTKASWVRIEAERLSLDARKKQYVFQLAEIMIFSKEENVALRQPVNTSSIHPDGTAAWDKRFLVDGHTPYLMDAAQGVESIGDFSERAIQPSLTIDLEEAFPLSRIHLHPLHLANTVPQANSGDLGNPPQLQVEGASLPDFSDAISLLDFKRSSILDTGPVMMWNIPETTCRYVRLTAKQPARRPSVIGFAEIELFSKGRNVARGKPIHSVPPPKTGGALVSPTDGHNRYGNILPIRTWMNQLARRQSLERERPRVASELARRYAKQKANLRLMYGLAALLAAGTAFAILIERFVHMRQLVRIKERFAADLHDELGANLHTIGLLIDLARENIDSREELIELLERSRVFTERSGAAARYCTNMLEASGLCEDLAEEMKRSSDRLLADLEHDLTISGEKLLKNLKPRKRIDLFFFYKECLTNIIRHSGATEVITTLTTNGKELYLTIADNGHGLTDGVPSSLKRRARLLGGKVWAESPAGDGTRIILKFKTRKFGLHR; this is encoded by the coding sequence ATGTATCGAACCTCGATAATTTACATATTGGCCCTGCTGACGGGAATCCCCTACGCCATGGCCGCGTCTGCGGAAGCACCGCTTACCGATCGTTCCCTGGATCAACTGGAACAGCGGTTGGAGGAAATCGATACCGAGCTAAAAACCCTCGCCCACTACAGCCTGCGCAGCGGGATCGGCTCCATCGGTTACCATTCCAAGCCGCGGGAAACTCCTGAGCAAACCGAATGGATCCAGATCGAACTGGAGCAGGAAACCCCGCTCGACGAGATTGTGTTCGTCCCCACCATCCGGCGCGATTCGCAGGAAAAATTCATGGCGGAAGGCTTTCCCGAAATCCTCCGCATCCTCGTCGGCAAGGACAATGACCGCACGGGCACGTTGCTCGGGGAAATCCATTGCGACAAGGAAACCCTGGGCATCGCCCCGCTGATCGTCCCGGCAAACCAGACCAAGGCCTCCTGGGTACGCATCGAAGCCGAACGGCTATCCCTGGACGCCCGCAAAAAACAGTATGTGTTCCAGCTCGCCGAGATAATGATCTTCAGCAAAGAGGAGAACGTTGCGTTGCGGCAACCCGTCAATACGTCATCAATCCATCCCGACGGCACAGCTGCGTGGGACAAACGCTTTCTGGTCGACGGCCACACGCCGTATCTGATGGATGCCGCCCAGGGCGTCGAAAGCATTGGCGATTTCAGTGAACGGGCCATACAACCGTCCCTGACCATCGACTTGGAGGAAGCCTTCCCGCTTTCACGGATCCACCTGCACCCCCTGCATCTGGCCAACACCGTGCCCCAGGCCAATTCCGGCGATCTGGGCAATCCTCCCCAACTGCAGGTCGAGGGTGCCTCCCTTCCCGACTTTTCCGATGCCATTTCCCTCCTTGACTTCAAAAGGTCAAGCATACTCGATACGGGCCCGGTCATGATGTGGAACATCCCCGAGACCACCTGCCGCTACGTGCGGCTGACCGCAAAGCAACCGGCGCGCCGGCCCTCCGTGATCGGCTTTGCCGAAATTGAACTTTTCTCCAAGGGCAGGAACGTGGCGCGGGGAAAACCCATCCACAGCGTTCCACCGCCCAAGACCGGCGGCGCATTGGTCTCGCCGACCGACGGGCACAACCGCTACGGAAACATCCTGCCCATTCGAACATGGATGAACCAGCTGGCACGTCGCCAGAGTTTGGAACGCGAGCGTCCGCGCGTTGCCTCCGAACTCGCCCGCCGCTATGCAAAGCAGAAAGCCAACCTCCGCCTGATGTACGGACTGGCCGCCCTGCTCGCCGCCGGGACTGCTTTCGCGATCCTGATCGAACGCTTCGTTCATATGCGGCAGCTCGTCCGCATCAAAGAGCGCTTCGCCGCCGACCTGCACGACGAGCTCGGCGCCAACCTCCACACCATTGGACTCCTCATCGATCTCGCCCGCGAAAACATCGACTCGCGCGAAGAGCTGATTGAACTGCTCGAGCGCTCCCGCGTCTTCACGGAACGCAGCGGCGCCGCCGCGCGCTATTGCACCAACATGCTGGAAGCAAGCGGGCTGTGCGAAGATCTGGCCGAAGAGATGAAACGCTCATCCGATCGCCTTTTGGCTGATCTTGAACACGACCTGACGATCTCCGGCGAGAAACTGCTTAAGAACCTAAAACCACGCAAACGAATCGATTTGTTCTTTTTCTACAAGGAGTGTCTCACCAATATTATCCGCCACTCCGGCGCCACCGAAGTCATCACGACACTAACAACCAACGGCAAGGAACTTTATTTGACCATCGCCGACAACGGCCATGGCCTTACTGACGGTGTGCCGTCGTCGCTAAAGCGCCGTGCACGCCTATTGGGTGGGAAAGTATGGGCCGAAAGTCCCGCAGGCGACGGAACCCGAATCATACTCAAATTTAAAACCCGCAAATTCGGACTGCACAGATGA
- a CDS encoding response regulator, producing MKRKIKVMLVEDHAGYREVITRALKNQDAMELISQFGTAEIALRSLQDMSTRNEPDIILLDLNLPGISGLEAQPFFAATLPDTQIIILTQSDKKAEILQAIQQGAKGYLLKSSTAKQIREGIETVMEGGASLDPGIARFILGTMGGPKPKASLEKNLSVRELQVLELLADGLVKKEIASTLKVSVTTVADHVRHIYEKLEVQNAPAAVHRAHRLGLFHRDN from the coding sequence ATGAAAAGAAAAATTAAAGTCATGCTCGTGGAAGACCACGCCGGGTATCGCGAAGTGATCACCCGTGCATTGAAAAACCAGGATGCCATGGAGCTGATTAGCCAGTTTGGCACCGCCGAGATCGCCCTGCGCAGCCTGCAGGATATGTCGACCCGCAATGAACCCGACATCATTCTGCTCGACTTGAACCTGCCCGGCATCTCCGGGCTCGAAGCCCAGCCCTTCTTTGCAGCCACCCTCCCCGACACCCAAATCATTATTCTCACCCAGTCCGACAAGAAAGCCGAAATCCTTCAGGCCATTCAACAGGGAGCCAAGGGCTATCTCCTCAAGTCATCCACGGCAAAGCAGATCAGGGAAGGCATTGAAACCGTCATGGAGGGAGGGGCTTCACTGGATCCCGGCATCGCCCGATTCATCCTAGGCACCATGGGCGGACCAAAACCGAAAGCCAGTCTCGAAAAGAATCTCTCTGTCCGGGAACTGCAAGTCCTTGAACTGCTGGCCGACGGACTGGTCAAAAAAGAGATTGCCTCAACCCTCAAGGTCAGCGTTACCACCGTGGCCGACCATGTCCGCCACATCTACGAAAAGCTCGAAGTCCAAAACGCCCCCGCCGCGGTCCACCGCGCCCACCGCCTCGGCCTCTTCCATCGCGATAACTGA
- a CDS encoding arylsulfatase — protein MNKGLLCFVVACAGCAPELLANEQNRGTTIWGGQRPNIIVVMTDDQGYGDLSCNGHPYIKTPHIDRFREQSTRFEDFHVSSSCAPTRAGIMSGVHPFKVGVTHTIFHRDLMALDKKTMPEVMRDAGYSTGIFGKWHLGDADPYQPHNRGFTESLIHGGGIAGSSGIRSNGSYHDMLIRHNGQFVQTRGFCTDVFFGQAMQWMKQEHEAGKPFFACIFPNAPHGPWSAPEKYAKMYEYAENDPKAKGKTGFFAMISNIDDNMGLLMEKLDEWGLAKDTILIFMTDNGSVASSVYNAGMKGGKTSVTEGGSRVPFFIRWPGKTEAGRDIDTLARHFDLLPTFADLAGADVSDLSLNGKSLLPLLEDPNAPWENRTMFYHTGRWGNPASKHEKHRKNPGADNNKFRTFAVRNEQWRLTVTQDMKKGPVLCDIVKDPGESSDVSKQHPEVLERMLKLYGEWWDVCRPLMINEDSDITKSERYWINYLKEQEAKGPVPELAIPGVKTDLRIISMSNKKSKE, from the coding sequence ATGAATAAAGGGTTGTTGTGTTTCGTCGTTGCCTGCGCAGGCTGTGCCCCGGAGTTGCTGGCCAATGAACAGAACAGGGGTACTACGATATGGGGTGGGCAACGGCCCAATATCATCGTAGTCATGACGGATGATCAGGGCTATGGGGACTTGAGCTGCAACGGTCATCCATACATTAAAACGCCGCACATCGACAGGTTCCGCGAGCAGAGTACGCGCTTCGAGGACTTCCATGTCAGTTCGAGCTGTGCGCCGACGCGGGCAGGGATCATGTCGGGCGTCCACCCGTTCAAGGTGGGGGTCACGCACACGATTTTCCACCGCGACCTGATGGCGCTGGACAAAAAGACGATGCCCGAGGTGATGCGGGATGCCGGCTACAGCACCGGGATTTTCGGCAAGTGGCATCTGGGCGATGCGGATCCGTATCAGCCGCACAATCGTGGGTTTACCGAGTCCCTGATTCATGGCGGCGGTATTGCCGGTTCGAGCGGAATCCGCAGCAACGGCTCCTACCATGACATGTTGATTCGTCATAACGGTCAGTTTGTCCAGACGCGCGGCTTCTGCACCGATGTATTCTTCGGCCAGGCCATGCAGTGGATGAAGCAGGAGCATGAAGCGGGCAAACCGTTCTTTGCCTGCATCTTTCCCAACGCACCCCACGGCCCGTGGAGCGCTCCTGAAAAATATGCGAAAATGTATGAGTATGCGGAGAATGACCCGAAGGCCAAAGGGAAGACCGGGTTTTTTGCCATGATCAGCAATATTGATGACAATATGGGGCTGTTGATGGAGAAGCTCGATGAGTGGGGGCTGGCCAAGGACACCATCCTTATTTTCATGACGGACAACGGTTCCGTTGCCAGCTCGGTCTACAACGCCGGAATGAAGGGCGGGAAGACCAGTGTGACCGAGGGCGGTTCGCGCGTGCCGTTCTTTATCCGTTGGCCGGGAAAAACCGAAGCCGGGCGCGACATCGATACGTTGGCACGTCATTTCGACTTGCTACCCACCTTTGCCGATCTAGCCGGTGCCGATGTGAGTGACTTGTCGCTGAACGGAAAAAGCCTGTTGCCTCTGTTGGAAGATCCCAATGCGCCGTGGGAAAACCGGACGATGTTCTACCACACAGGACGTTGGGGCAATCCGGCTTCCAAGCATGAAAAGCACCGAAAGAACCCAGGCGCGGACAACAACAAGTTCCGCACGTTTGCCGTGCGCAACGAGCAATGGCGCCTAACGGTGACTCAGGATATGAAGAAAGGCCCGGTTCTTTGCGATATCGTAAAGGATCCCGGTGAATCATCGGATGTCAGCAAGCAGCACCCCGAGGTTTTGGAGCGGATGCTGAAGCTTTATGGGGAATGGTGGGATGTCTGCCGCCCGCTGATGATCAACGAGGATTCGGACATCACCAAGAGTGAGCGCTATTGGATCAACTACCTGAAAGAGCAGGAGGCGAAAGGGCCGGTTCCGGAACTGGCCATTCCCGGTGTTAAGACCGACTTGCGAATCATTTCGATGAGCAACAAGAAATCGAAGGAATAG
- a CDS encoding GH116 family glycosyl hydrolase, which yields MITKEKLPVQNEFDLSDREGEVLHGLYEKGSKGIAMLYNGEYYVQEEEPAYPKAIGVGPGVYVDQVIGQFWANQLGLVRLYNKEHMQSALNTLWKHNFVPDVESFRKTFTEGRYYAWTGDSALIMCTWPNGGLNIRPLPIWWLKVLLNWSCKVWP from the coding sequence ATGATCACTAAAGAGAAACTGCCTGTTCAGAATGAATTTGATTTGTCCGACCGGGAGGGTGAGGTGCTTCACGGCCTGTACGAAAAAGGCAGCAAAGGTATCGCGATGCTGTATAACGGCGAATACTACGTACAGGAAGAGGAACCGGCGTATCCGAAGGCCATTGGTGTGGGGCCGGGCGTTTATGTTGATCAGGTGATTGGACAGTTCTGGGCCAACCAGCTTGGGCTGGTTCGATTGTATAACAAGGAGCATATGCAGTCTGCCTTGAATACGCTGTGGAAACACAACTTTGTGCCGGACGTTGAATCCTTCCGCAAAACCTTCACGGAAGGACGATATTATGCATGGACCGGTGATTCCGCGTTGATCATGTGCACTTGGCCCAATGGCGGTTTGAATATCAGGCCGCTTCCCATATGGTGGCTGAAGGTACTCCTGAATTGGTCATGCAAGGTCTGGCCGTGA
- a CDS encoding sulfatase family protein translates to MRAFLKVSIAMAIVGHVSIFAEGQPNFIIIYADDMGYGDLGCYGAEGYETPELDRMAKQGIRFTDFSTSSSVCTPSRAGLLTGRFAQRWGHDNKVYFPHSKGGMPPSEITIAELLKEKGYQTALIGKWHLGHRAKFLPTAQGFDLYYGIPYSNDMWQAPETPLADNIVFNEGMTRENYLEGGKKKYHNQVPLMAGTEVIEWPVDQATLTKRYTEKAQAFITVNKEQPFFLYLAHAMPHVPLYATEEFKGKTERGLYGDVIEELDWSVGQILNTLKKNGLDKNTLVIFTSDNGPYLGGKEHGGSSGPLRDGKFTAYEGGCRVPCIAWQPGTVPAGVECDVQTSTLDLFPTFAALADVAVPSDRPIDGLDIRSLLKGDFKNIPERDWYLYRGQAIRVGDWKYVYDKKRDQLFNLAEDVGEKKNLAKQYPEKTEALAKRLAEVQSELSGTK, encoded by the coding sequence GCTTTTCTTAAAGTAAGTATCGCAATGGCCATTGTTGGCCATGTTTCAATTTTCGCTGAAGGACAGCCCAACTTTATCATCATCTATGCGGATGACATGGGCTATGGCGATCTGGGGTGCTATGGTGCCGAGGGCTATGAAACGCCGGAGCTGGACCGCATGGCGAAGCAGGGCATACGGTTTACGGACTTTTCAACGTCGAGTTCCGTCTGCACGCCTTCGCGTGCCGGGCTGCTGACCGGGCGCTTTGCCCAGCGCTGGGGGCACGATAATAAAGTCTATTTTCCCCACAGCAAAGGCGGCATGCCGCCGTCGGAAATCACGATTGCTGAACTGCTGAAAGAAAAGGGCTACCAGACCGCATTGATCGGCAAGTGGCACCTTGGCCATCGGGCCAAATTCCTGCCGACAGCGCAAGGGTTTGATCTGTATTATGGCATTCCTTACAGCAACGACATGTGGCAGGCACCGGAAACACCGCTGGCAGACAACATTGTGTTTAACGAGGGGATGACCCGCGAAAACTATCTGGAAGGCGGTAAGAAAAAATACCACAATCAGGTTCCACTGATGGCGGGAACAGAAGTGATTGAATGGCCGGTTGATCAGGCGACGCTGACCAAACGCTACACCGAAAAGGCGCAGGCGTTCATTACGGTGAATAAAGAGCAGCCGTTTTTCCTCTACCTAGCACACGCGATGCCGCATGTGCCGCTGTATGCCACCGAAGAATTCAAGGGAAAAACGGAGCGCGGCCTTTACGGTGATGTGATCGAGGAGCTGGACTGGTCTGTTGGGCAGATCCTGAACACACTGAAGAAAAATGGATTGGATAAAAATACGCTGGTCATTTTTACTTCCGACAACGGGCCCTATCTGGGGGGCAAAGAGCACGGCGGCAGTTCCGGCCCGCTCCGTGATGGAAAATTCACGGCCTATGAAGGAGGATGCCGCGTGCCGTGTATCGCATGGCAGCCGGGCACGGTGCCGGCCGGTGTGGAGTGCGATGTGCAGACCTCGACGCTGGATCTGTTTCCGACCTTTGCCGCGCTGGCTGATGTTGCAGTTCCGTCTGATCGGCCGATTGACGGGCTGGATATCCGCTCGCTCCTCAAAGGGGACTTTAAGAATATTCCGGAACGGGACTGGTACCTTTATCGAGGTCAGGCGATTCGGGTCGGCGACTGGAAATATGTGTACGACAAAAAGAGAGACCAGCTGTTTAACCTTGCCGAAGATGTGGGCGAAAAGAAAAACCTGGCGAAACAGTATCCGGAAAAAACGGAAGCCCTCGCGAAGCGGCTTGCCGAGGTCCAGAGCGAGCTGTCAGGAACAAAGTAG